The [Flavobacterium] thermophilum genome has a segment encoding these proteins:
- the rpsS gene encoding BS17, which produces MGRSLKKGPFCDEHLMKKIEKLNETGQKQVIKTWSRRSTIFPQFVGHTIAVYDGRKHVPVYITEDMVGHKLGEFAPTRTFRGHAGDDKKTKR; this is translated from the coding sequence ATGGGTCGCAGCTTGAAAAAAGGTCCGTTTTGCGATGAACATTTGATGAAAAAAATCGAAAAGCTCAATGAAACTGGGCAAAAACAAGTGATCAAAACATGGTCTCGCCGTTCGACGATCTTCCCGCAGTTTGTCGGCCATACGATCGCCGTATATGACGGCCGCAAACATGTACCGGTATACATCACAGAAGACATGGTCGGGCACAAATTGGGTGAATTTGCGCCGACGCGCACGTTCCGCGGCCATGCTGGCGATGACAAGAAAACAAAACGGTAA
- the tuf gene encoding Elongation factor Tu, which produces MAKAKFERTKPHVNIGTIGHVDHGKTTLTAAITTVLAKQGKAEAKAYDQIDAAPEERERGITISTAHVEYETDARHYAHVDCPGHADYVKNMITGAAQMDGAILVVSAADGPMPQTREHILLSRQVGVPYIVVFLNKCDMVDDEELLELVEMEVRDLLSEYDFPGDEVPVIKGSALKALEGDPQWEEKIIELMNAVDEYIPTPQREVDKPFMMPIEDVFSITGRGTVATGRVERGTLKVGDPVEIIGLSDEPKATTVTGVEMFRKLLDQAEAGDNIGALLRGVSRDEVERGQVLAKPGSITPHTKFKAQVYVLTKEEGGRHTPFFSNYRPQFYFRTTDVTGIITLPEGVEMVMPGDNVEMTVELIAPIAIEEGTKFSIREGGRTVGAGSVSEIIE; this is translated from the coding sequence ATGGCTAAAGCGAAATTTGAGCGCACGAAACCGCACGTCAACATTGGCACGATCGGCCACGTTGACCATGGGAAAACGACGCTGACAGCTGCGATCACGACGGTTCTTGCGAAACAAGGGAAAGCCGAAGCAAAAGCGTACGACCAAATCGACGCAGCTCCGGAAGAGCGTGAACGCGGGATCACGATTTCGACGGCCCACGTCGAGTATGAAACAGATGCTCGTCACTACGCGCACGTTGACTGCCCGGGCCACGCTGACTACGTCAAAAACATGATCACGGGCGCAGCGCAAATGGACGGTGCAATCCTTGTTGTATCGGCAGCTGACGGTCCGATGCCGCAAACGCGCGAACACATTCTTCTCTCCCGCCAAGTCGGCGTTCCGTACATCGTTGTTTTCTTGAACAAATGCGACATGGTGGACGACGAAGAATTGCTTGAACTCGTTGAAATGGAAGTTCGCGACCTTCTCTCTGAATACGACTTCCCGGGCGATGAAGTGCCGGTTATCAAAGGTTCGGCATTAAAAGCGCTCGAAGGCGATCCGCAATGGGAAGAAAAAATCATTGAATTGATGAACGCGGTTGATGAGTACATCCCGACTCCGCAACGTGAAGTTGACAAACCGTTCATGATGCCGATTGAGGACGTTTTCTCGATCACAGGCCGTGGTACGGTTGCGACGGGCCGTGTTGAGCGCGGTACGCTCAAAGTCGGTGACCCGGTTGAAATCATCGGTCTTTCTGACGAGCCGAAAGCCACGACGGTTACGGGTGTTGAAATGTTCCGTAAACTTCTTGACCAAGCAGAAGCTGGAGACAACATCGGTGCGCTTCTCCGCGGTGTATCGCGCGACGAAGTTGAGCGTGGCCAAGTATTGGCAAAACCGGGCTCAATCACGCCGCATACGAAATTTAAAGCACAAGTTTACGTTCTGACGAAAGAGGAAGGCGGACGCCATACTCCGTTCTTCTCGAACTATCGTCCGCAATTCTACTTCCGCACAACGGACGTAACAGGCATCATCACGCTTCCGGAAGGCGTTGAAATGGTTATGCCTGGCGACAACGTTGAGATGACGGTTGAGCTGATCGCACCGATCGCGATCGAGGAAGGAACGAAATTCTCGATCCGTGAAGGCGGCCGTACAGTTGGCGCTGGTTCCGTATCGGAAATCATCGAGTAA
- the rpmC gene encoding 50S ribosomal protein L29 — translation MKAKEIRELTTAEIEQKIKALKEELFNLRFQLATGQLENTARIRQVRKDIARMKTIIRERELAANK, via the coding sequence ATGAAAGCGAAAGAAATCCGTGAGTTAACCACTGCCGAAATCGAACAAAAAATTAAAGCGTTGAAGGAAGAGTTGTTCAACCTTCGCTTCCAGCTGGCGACGGGCCAACTGGAAAACACGGCGCGCATCCGCCAAGTGCGCAAAGACATCGCCCGTATGAAAACGATCATTCGCGAACGTGAGCTCGCTGCCAATAAATAA
- the rpsQ gene encoding BS16, with the protein MSERNQRKVYVGRVVSDKMDKTITVLVETYKKHPLYGKRVKYSKKYKAHDEHNEAKVGDIVKIMETRPLSATKRFRLVEIVEKAVVL; encoded by the coding sequence ATGAGCGAACGCAATCAACGCAAAGTGTACGTCGGACGGGTCGTATCAGACAAAATGGACAAAACGATTACCGTTTTGGTTGAAACGTACAAAAAACATCCGTTATACGGCAAGCGCGTGAAATATTCGAAAAAATATAAAGCGCATGACGAACATAACGAAGCGAAAGTGGGCGACATCGTCAAAATCATGGAAACCCGCCCGCTGTCGGCAACGAAACGGTTCCGCCTCGTCGAGATCGTTGAAAAAGCAGTTGTTCTGTAA
- the rplB gene encoding L3 yields MAIKKYKPTSNGRRGMTVLDFSEITTDQPEKSLLAPLKKKAGRNNQGKITVRHQGGGHKRQYRIIDFKRDKDGIPGRVATIEYDPNRSANIALINYADGEKRYIIAPKNLKVGMEIMSGPDADIKIGNALPLENIPVGTLVHNIELKPGRGGQLVRAAGTSAQVLGKEGKYVIVRLASGEVRMILGKCRATVGEVGNEQHELVNIGKAGRARWLGIRPTVRGSVMNPVDHPHGGGEGKAPIGRKSPMTPWGKPTLGYKTRKKKNKSDKFIIRRRKK; encoded by the coding sequence ATGGCGATTAAAAAATACAAACCGACATCGAACGGCCGTCGCGGCATGACGGTGCTTGATTTCTCGGAGATCACGACAGACCAGCCGGAAAAATCGCTGCTTGCTCCATTAAAGAAAAAAGCAGGCCGCAACAACCAAGGGAAAATTACCGTTCGCCATCAAGGCGGGGGTCATAAGCGTCAATACCGGATCATCGACTTTAAGCGTGACAAAGATGGAATTCCAGGACGCGTTGCTACGATTGAGTACGATCCGAACCGCTCGGCGAACATCGCGCTCATCAACTATGCAGACGGTGAAAAACGGTACATCATCGCGCCGAAAAACTTAAAAGTTGGCATGGAAATCATGTCGGGTCCGGATGCGGACATTAAAATCGGGAATGCATTGCCGCTTGAAAACATCCCGGTCGGTACGCTTGTCCACAACATCGAATTGAAGCCGGGCCGCGGCGGGCAATTGGTGCGCGCAGCCGGAACGTCGGCGCAAGTGCTCGGGAAAGAAGGCAAATATGTCATCGTTCGCCTCGCTTCGGGCGAAGTGCGCATGATTTTGGGCAAATGCCGCGCTACTGTCGGTGAAGTCGGCAACGAGCAGCACGAACTTGTCAACATCGGGAAAGCAGGGCGCGCTCGCTGGTTAGGCATCCGTCCGACTGTTCGCGGTTCGGTTATGAACCCGGTTGATCATCCGCACGGCGGTGGTGAAGGGAAAGCACCGATCGGACGCAAGTCGCCGATGACGCCGTGGGGCAAACCGACGCTCGGATACAAAACGCGCAAAAAGAAAAACAAATCGGATAAATTCATCATTCGCCGCCGCAAGAAATAA
- the rplW gene encoding 50S ribosomal protein L23 produces the protein MKDPRDIIKRPIITENTMNLIGQRKYTFEVDVKANKTEVKDAVEKIFGVKVEKVNIMNYKGKFKRVGRYSGYTNRRRKAIVTLTPDSKEIELFEV, from the coding sequence ATGAAAGACCCTCGCGACATTATTAAGCGCCCCATCATCACGGAAAACACAATGAATTTGATCGGGCAAAGGAAATATACGTTTGAGGTCGACGTCAAAGCGAACAAAACGGAAGTGAAAGACGCGGTCGAGAAAATTTTTGGCGTCAAAGTCGAGAAAGTCAACATCATGAACTATAAAGGGAAATTTAAACGCGTCGGCCGCTACAGCGGCTATACGAACCGCCGCCGCAAAGCGATCGTCACGCTGACGCCGGACAGCAAAGAAATCGAACTGTTTGAAGTGTAA
- the rplP gene encoding 50S ribosomal protein L16, giving the protein MLMPKRVKYRREHRGRMKGRAKGGTEVHFGEFGLQALESAWITNRQIEAARRAMTRYMRRGGKVWIRIFPSKPYTAKPLEVRMGSGKGAPEGWVAVVKPGKVMFEVGGVSEEVAREALRLASHKLPIKCKFVKREETGGEA; this is encoded by the coding sequence ATGTTAATGCCAAAACGCGTCAAATATCGCCGTGAACATCGCGGACGGATGAAAGGCCGCGCCAAAGGCGGTACGGAAGTTCATTTCGGTGAATTCGGCCTGCAAGCGCTGGAATCGGCTTGGATTACGAACCGGCAAATTGAGGCCGCCCGTCGGGCAATGACCCGCTACATGAGACGGGGCGGAAAAGTATGGATTCGCATTTTCCCTTCGAAACCGTACACAGCGAAACCGCTTGAAGTGCGGATGGGTTCCGGTAAAGGGGCTCCGGAAGGCTGGGTTGCGGTTGTCAAACCAGGCAAAGTGATGTTTGAAGTGGGCGGTGTTTCCGAGGAAGTGGCACGTGAAGCGTTGCGTTTGGCTTCTCACAAACTTCCGATCAAATGCAAATTCGTAAAACGTGAAGAAACTGGTGGTGAAGCGTAA
- the rpsJ gene encoding BS13, protein MAKEKIRIRLKAYDHRILDQSAEKIVETAKRSGAKVSGPIPLPTERTVYTILRAVHKYKDSREQFEMRTHKRLIDIINPTPQTVDSLMRLDLPSGVDIEIKL, encoded by the coding sequence ATGGCAAAAGAAAAAATCCGTATTCGTTTAAAGGCTTATGATCATCGAATTTTAGATCAATCGGCAGAGAAAATCGTCGAAACGGCAAAACGTTCTGGGGCGAAAGTGTCGGGGCCGATCCCGCTGCCGACGGAAAGAACGGTCTATACGATTTTGCGTGCCGTTCACAAGTACAAAGACTCTCGTGAACAATTCGAAATGCGGACACACAAACGTTTGATTGACATTATCAATCCGACTCCGCAAACGGTTGATTCGTTGATGCGGCTGGATTTGCCGTCGGGCGTTGATATTGAAATTAAACTTTAA
- the rplD gene encoding 50S ribosomal protein L4 has product MPKVALYNQNGQTVGEIELNDAVFGIEPNKHVLFEAVIMQRASMRQGTHKTKNRAEVSGGGRKPWRQKGTGRARQGSIRAPQWRGGGTVFGPVPRSYSYKLPKKVRRLAIKSALSSKVLENDIVVLDQLSLEAPKTKEMVKILNNLSVDRKALIVTDELNENVYLSARNIPGVKVVPANGINVLDVLNHDKLVITKAAVEKVEEVLA; this is encoded by the coding sequence ATGCCAAAAGTAGCATTATATAACCAAAACGGGCAGACAGTCGGAGAAATCGAGCTGAACGATGCCGTTTTTGGGATTGAACCGAATAAACACGTATTGTTCGAAGCTGTCATTATGCAGCGCGCCTCGATGCGCCAAGGAACGCACAAAACGAAAAACCGCGCGGAAGTGAGCGGCGGCGGCCGCAAACCGTGGCGTCAAAAAGGGACAGGACGCGCCCGCCAAGGTTCGATTCGCGCTCCGCAATGGCGCGGCGGCGGCACGGTCTTTGGTCCGGTTCCGCGCAGCTACAGCTACAAATTGCCGAAAAAAGTCCGCCGTTTAGCGATCAAATCGGCATTGTCTTCAAAAGTGCTCGAAAACGACATCGTGGTACTGGACCAATTGTCGCTTGAAGCACCGAAGACGAAGGAAATGGTCAAAATTTTAAACAATCTCTCGGTGGATCGGAAAGCACTCATTGTGACCGACGAGCTCAATGAGAATGTATATTTGTCGGCGCGCAACATCCCGGGCGTCAAAGTCGTTCCGGCCAACGGCATCAACGTGCTTGACGTGTTAAACCACGATAAGCTCGTCATTACGAAGGCGGCCGTGGAGAAAGTAGAGGAGGTGCTTGCATAA
- the rplV gene encoding 50S ribosomal protein L22 — protein sequence MQAKAVARTVRIAPRKARLVIDLIRGKEVGEAFAILRHTPKAASPIIEKVLKSAVANAEHNYDMDVNNLVISQAYVDEGPTLKRFRPRAMGRASAINKRTSHITIVVSEKKEG from the coding sequence ATGCAAGCTAAAGCTGTTGCGAGAACCGTTCGCATCGCTCCTCGTAAAGCGCGCTTAGTCATTGACTTGATCCGTGGGAAGGAAGTGGGCGAAGCATTCGCGATTTTGCGCCACACGCCAAAAGCGGCTTCCCCGATCATTGAAAAAGTGTTGAAATCGGCTGTTGCCAACGCTGAACACAACTATGACATGGACGTCAACAACCTGGTCATTTCCCAAGCGTACGTTGATGAAGGTCCAACGTTGAAACGTTTCCGTCCGCGTGCGATGGGCCGGGCAAGCGCCATTAATAAACGCACAAGCCATATTACAATCGTCGTGTCAGAAAAGAAGGAGGGATAA
- the rpsC gene encoding BS3/BS4, with protein sequence MGQKVNPIGLRIGIIRDWESRWYAEKDYADLVHEDLKIREYINKRLQDAAVSRVEIERAANRVNVTIHTAKPGMVIGKGGSEVEALRKALTQLTGKRVHINIVEIKKPDLDAKLVAENIARQLENRVSFRRAQKQAIQRAMRAGAKGIKTMVSGRLGGAEIARSEHYSEGTVPLHTLRADIDYATAEADTTYGKIGVKVWIYRGEVLPTKKKAEEGGK encoded by the coding sequence GTGGGTCAAAAGGTCAATCCGATCGGTCTGCGCATCGGCATCATTCGTGACTGGGAATCGAGATGGTATGCGGAAAAAGACTATGCAGACCTCGTGCATGAGGACTTAAAAATCCGTGAATACATCAACAAACGTCTGCAGGACGCAGCCGTTTCCCGCGTAGAGATTGAACGCGCCGCCAACCGCGTCAACGTGACGATCCATACGGCGAAACCGGGCATGGTCATCGGGAAAGGCGGTTCGGAAGTGGAAGCGCTCCGCAAAGCGCTCACGCAGTTGACCGGCAAACGCGTTCACATCAACATCGTTGAAATCAAAAAACCGGATTTGGATGCGAAACTTGTTGCGGAAAATATTGCCCGCCAGCTTGAAAACCGCGTATCGTTCCGCCGGGCGCAAAAACAAGCGATTCAACGGGCGATGCGCGCCGGGGCGAAAGGGATCAAAACGATGGTGTCCGGCCGCTTAGGCGGTGCAGAGATTGCACGTTCGGAACATTACAGCGAAGGGACGGTTCCACTCCATACGCTGCGCGCTGACATTGACTATGCGACGGCAGAAGCCGATACGACGTACGGAAAAATCGGCGTGAAAGTATGGATTTACCGTGGGGAAGTCCTTCCGACAAAGAAAAAAGCTGAGGAAGGAGGAAAATAA
- the rplC gene encoding 50S ribosomal protein L3 has product MTKGILGRKIGMTQIFAENGDLIPVTVIHATPNVVLQKKTIENDGYEAIQLGFEDISEKRANKPQIGHAAKANTAPKRFIREIRGANINEYEVGQEVKVDIFSEGDIVDVTGISKGKGFQGAIKRHGQSRGPMAHGSRYHRRPGSMGAIAPNRVFKTKNLPGRMGGERVTIQNLKIVKVDPERNLLLIKGNVPGPRKGLVIVKSAVKAKAKAK; this is encoded by the coding sequence ATGACGAAGGGAATCTTAGGCAGAAAAATCGGTATGACGCAAATATTTGCGGAAAATGGCGATTTGATTCCGGTTACTGTCATCCATGCAACGCCAAACGTCGTGTTGCAAAAGAAAACGATCGAAAACGACGGTTATGAAGCGATCCAATTAGGGTTTGAAGATATTAGCGAAAAACGCGCCAACAAACCGCAAATTGGCCATGCTGCCAAAGCAAACACGGCACCTAAGCGCTTCATTCGTGAAATTCGCGGCGCCAACATCAATGAGTATGAAGTTGGCCAAGAAGTAAAAGTGGACATTTTCAGCGAAGGCGACATCGTCGATGTCACAGGCATTTCCAAAGGGAAAGGATTCCAAGGGGCCATTAAGCGCCACGGCCAGTCGCGCGGGCCAATGGCTCACGGTTCTCGCTATCATCGTCGCCCGGGTTCGATGGGTGCCATCGCGCCAAACCGCGTATTCAAAACGAAAAACTTGCCGGGACGCATGGGCGGCGAGCGTGTGACGATTCAAAACTTGAAAATTGTCAAGGTCGATCCGGAACGTAACTTGTTGCTCATCAAAGGGAACGTACCGGGCCCGAGAAAAGGATTAGTGATCGTAAAAAGCGCCGTTAAAGCGAAAGCGAAGGCGAAATAA